From a region of the Listeria monocytogenes ATCC 19117 genome:
- the addB gene encoding helicase-exonuclease AddAB subunit AddB — MTLQIIAGRSGTGKTTYLMDEVSVKIKQNSKTYIFIVPDQMTFQMETSFLNKENLEGMLGTQIFSFSRLAWKILQETGGLSKTFLSQTGIEMVIRKAALDQRDKLKIFSRATSRKGFYAELANLFKEMKQEEVSIEDMVKSATNLSTSVNNKIHDISIIYQKYEELLADKFLENEDYLRLLAEKITESDYLNQTEIVIDGFTSFSQQELTVIGALMRKCDKVTVSLALNVPEIKHGLDEYSMFKASTEAYYALLELAKLNGINVEEDKFFLENKRAKTESLAFLANAWGHNKFMAFKEEPHNLSVHQANNRRAEIEGVAREIRQLTLNGYRYQDMAILTRNLGDYDVLCETVMESYNIPIFIDKKRAMSKHPFIEFIRSSLDAILFNWKYEPIFQAVKTEFFFGVAEKSSVLRRKADILENYVLENGIQNKWKWEKEGDWIYRKIRGLSTNVLPQTDEEIQTQSIINEMRSLIVNPLSTLELNLKKAKTGMEFALALYHFLEQVNAVERLESWRQRAEEQGYLELAREHEQAWSAISALLDEFVEVLGEETLDLNSFVEIIATGLDALEFSLLPPSLDQVVLSDMENAKLLDMKVIFAIGMNDGVMPLRQKDNGILSDQDRDALRAEVSNLKPSAKNNIGEEDLLAYKIISLPSDKLFLSYPAADEEGKVLSESNYLRKIKGQFKKLSESVYLTDPGLLSDAEQSSYIRSKQATLGLLTSQLQMYKRGYPLSSVWWDAYNSYFENGKESRMAKQVLSSLYYENKTKPLQEKTAKNLFGETIHASVSRMEKFFSCEFQHFAQYGLKLEERGHFQLQAVDMGEIFHGAMEWISAELKRNNLDWGSLTDQECRQMAKLAMTFLAPKIQHEILLSSKRMEYIQYKLLQIITRATTVLNEQAKSSAFRPVGLEVDFGLKGDIPPLKISLQANSELLLQGRIDRIDMAEQEDRTFLRIIDYKSSSHDLALTEVYYGLALQMLTYLDIVVTNAQKMIGKTAEPAGVLYFHMHNQYVQAEKELSDEAIAKELQKNSKMKGLILSDPVAVSLMDTTLEKGKSSNIVPAEIKQNGELSARSKTATREEFDKMRHFVRHKYQEAGNKILDGAVSINPYKLKERTPCQFCGFRSFCGFDPSLASNQYRHLTNEKTETILAKMDIEGGEQ, encoded by the coding sequence ATGACACTTCAAATAATTGCAGGTAGATCAGGCACAGGTAAAACAACTTATTTAATGGACGAAGTTAGCGTAAAAATTAAACAAAATTCTAAGACATACATCTTTATTGTTCCGGATCAAATGACGTTTCAAATGGAGACAAGCTTTTTAAACAAAGAAAATTTAGAAGGAATGCTCGGGACTCAAATATTTAGTTTTAGTCGTTTAGCATGGAAAATACTTCAAGAAACGGGTGGGTTATCTAAAACTTTTCTGAGTCAAACTGGAATCGAAATGGTTATTAGAAAAGCTGCACTCGATCAAAGAGACAAACTAAAAATCTTTTCTAGAGCTACGTCTAGAAAAGGTTTCTATGCAGAGTTAGCGAATTTATTTAAAGAAATGAAACAAGAAGAAGTTTCTATAGAAGATATGGTGAAAAGCGCTACTAACCTGTCTACAAGTGTGAACAATAAAATCCACGATATATCAATAATCTATCAAAAGTATGAAGAATTATTGGCAGATAAATTCCTCGAAAATGAAGATTACTTGAGATTACTTGCGGAAAAAATTACAGAAAGTGATTATTTAAATCAGACGGAAATAGTCATTGATGGCTTTACTTCTTTCTCGCAACAAGAGCTGACAGTCATTGGTGCATTAATGCGAAAATGTGATAAAGTAACAGTTTCTTTAGCTTTAAATGTGCCCGAAATCAAGCATGGATTAGATGAATACAGCATGTTTAAAGCAAGTACGGAGGCTTACTATGCTTTATTAGAGCTGGCAAAATTAAATGGTATTAATGTAGAAGAAGATAAGTTTTTCTTAGAGAATAAACGGGCAAAAACAGAATCATTAGCATTTTTAGCAAATGCTTGGGGTCACAATAAATTTATGGCTTTTAAAGAAGAACCTCATAACTTAAGTGTTCATCAAGCGAACAACAGACGTGCTGAAATAGAAGGGGTTGCTCGTGAAATTCGTCAACTCACATTAAATGGATACAGATATCAAGATATGGCTATTTTGACAAGAAATCTCGGAGATTATGACGTTTTATGTGAAACAGTGATGGAGTCATATAATATTCCCATCTTTATTGATAAAAAAAGAGCTATGTCGAAACACCCATTTATTGAGTTTATCCGTTCTAGCTTAGATGCTATTTTGTTTAATTGGAAGTATGAACCAATCTTTCAAGCAGTTAAGACAGAGTTTTTCTTTGGTGTTGCCGAAAAATCAAGTGTTCTTAGACGTAAAGCGGATATTCTAGAGAACTATGTATTAGAAAATGGCATTCAAAATAAATGGAAATGGGAAAAAGAAGGCGATTGGATTTATCGGAAGATTCGTGGGCTATCAACTAATGTGTTACCTCAAACAGATGAAGAAATTCAAACGCAATCAATTATTAACGAAATGAGAAGTCTTATAGTAAACCCACTTTCAACTTTAGAGTTAAATCTAAAGAAAGCAAAAACAGGGATGGAATTTGCTTTAGCTCTTTATCATTTTTTAGAACAAGTAAATGCTGTAGAACGATTGGAATCATGGAGACAAAGAGCAGAGGAGCAGGGTTATCTAGAACTTGCACGTGAGCACGAGCAAGCATGGAGCGCTATTTCGGCGCTTTTGGATGAATTTGTAGAAGTTTTAGGTGAAGAAACTTTAGACTTAAATAGTTTTGTAGAAATTATTGCCACTGGGCTAGATGCCCTTGAATTTTCACTTTTGCCACCTTCCTTAGATCAAGTAGTTTTATCTGATATGGAGAATGCGAAATTACTAGATATGAAAGTGATTTTTGCAATTGGAATGAACGATGGTGTTATGCCGCTTCGCCAAAAGGATAACGGGATTCTTTCGGATCAAGATAGGGATGCCTTGCGTGCTGAGGTTAGTAATTTGAAGCCATCTGCTAAAAATAATATTGGAGAAGAAGATTTATTGGCGTATAAAATAATAAGTTTGCCTAGTGATAAACTATTTCTTAGTTACCCTGCTGCGGATGAAGAAGGTAAAGTGCTAAGTGAATCCAATTATTTAAGGAAAATAAAAGGCCAGTTTAAAAAATTAAGCGAATCGGTTTATTTAACAGACCCAGGTTTATTAAGTGATGCGGAACAAAGTAGTTATATTCGTTCTAAGCAAGCAACATTAGGTTTGTTGACGAGTCAATTACAAATGTACAAACGAGGTTATCCACTATCTAGTGTATGGTGGGATGCCTATAATAGTTATTTTGAAAATGGAAAAGAATCTAGAATGGCTAAACAAGTGTTATCTAGTTTGTATTACGAAAATAAAACAAAACCACTACAAGAAAAAACTGCCAAAAACTTATTTGGAGAAACAATCCATGCGAGTGTCTCGAGAATGGAGAAATTTTTCAGTTGCGAATTTCAACATTTTGCTCAATATGGTTTAAAATTAGAAGAACGAGGTCATTTTCAGCTACAAGCTGTAGATATGGGAGAAATTTTCCATGGAGCAATGGAATGGATTTCAGCAGAATTAAAAAGAAATAATCTGGATTGGGGCAGTTTAACAGACCAAGAATGTAGACAAATGGCGAAATTAGCAATGACTTTCCTAGCGCCTAAAATTCAGCATGAGATACTACTTAGCTCCAAAAGAATGGAATATATTCAGTATAAATTGCTTCAAATCATAACGAGGGCAACGACAGTACTAAATGAACAAGCAAAAAGTAGTGCATTTCGTCCAGTCGGCTTAGAAGTTGATTTTGGCTTAAAAGGAGACATTCCGCCATTAAAAATTTCGCTCCAAGCGAATAGTGAACTTCTTTTACAAGGTCGAATTGATAGGATTGATATGGCAGAACAAGAAGATCGGACATTCCTACGCATTATAGATTATAAATCGAGTTCACATGATTTGGCTCTTACGGAAGTTTATTATGGCTTAGCGCTTCAAATGCTGACGTATTTGGATATTGTAGTTACAAATGCACAAAAAATGATTGGCAAAACGGCAGAACCAGCTGGAGTACTATATTTCCATATGCATAATCAATATGTACAAGCGGAGAAAGAGTTAAGTGATGAGGCTATCGCAAAAGAATTACAAAAAAATTCTAAAATGAAAGGATTAATTTTATCTGATCCTGTGGCTGTATCATTGATGGATACGACACTTGAAAAAGGTAAATCATCTAATATTGTTCCAGCAGAAATAAAACAAAATGGTGAATTAAGTGCGAGGTCAAAAACTGCGACAAGAGAAGAATTTGATAAAATGCGTCACTTTGTACGTCATAAATACCAAGAAGCTGGGAACAAAATACTTGATGGAGCAGTTTCCATTAACCCATATAAACTAAAAGAAAGAACACCTTGCCAATTTTGTGGTTTTCGTTCATTTTGTGGATTTGATCCATCTCTAGCAAGCAATCAATATAGACATTTAACCAATGAAAAAACAGAAACAATTTTAGCAAAAATGGATATCGAAGGGGGGGAACAGTAG
- a CDS encoding competence protein ComK, translating to MKKEQISTQFYEVNPHTMIIFPKKSGSIVYSEIYEVDSHYTSKFTPFELIKTSCNFFGSSYEGRKEGTKHLIGVTHKPPIIIDPVTSTYVFPTVAPSSTECIWIFPQHIKDYHAIGFNHTLITFSNMETFEIDMSLASFNNQIARTSMLHMKFSQKMRIMESNFPSMNRFFPPTTLAAEPRRYYSTMLPNNEDPNEPQDPEQ from the coding sequence ATGAAAAAAGAACAAATCAGTACTCAGTTTTATGAAGTAAACCCGCACACAATGATTATTTTTCCAAAAAAATCTGGAAGTATAGTCTATTCAGAAATTTATGAAGTTGATTCCCATTATACTTCTAAATTTACCCCGTTTGAACTAATTAAAACCAGCTGTAACTTTTTCGGATCAAGCTATGAGGGACGCAAAGAGGGAACTAAACACTTAATTGGTGTTACCCATAAGCCACCCATTATCATTGACCCAGTCACTTCTACTTATGTATTTCCAACTGTAGCACCTAGTTCAACAGAATGTATTTGGATTTTCCCACAACATATTAAAGATTATCATGCAATTGGATTTAACCACACTTTAATAACATTTTCTAATATGGAAACCTTTGAGATTGATATGTCTTTAGCATCTTTTAATAATCAGATTGCTAGAACCTCCATGTTACATATGAAATTTTCTCAAAAAATGCGTATAATGGAGAGTAATTTTCCTTCAATGAATAGGTTTTTCCCACCAACCACTCTTGCTGCTGAACCTAGACGTTATTACAGCACCATGCTTCCAAATAACGAAGATCCTAATGAGCCTCAAGATCCTGAGCAGTAA
- a CDS encoding PTS fructose transporter subunit IIABC, which produces MRITDLLSKDVMIMSLQATTKEAAIDEMIASLKSNGKINDEVLFKEAIMNREAQSSTGVGEGIAMPHAKTKAVNEPTVVFAKSEKGLDYDALDGQPAHLFFMIAAPDGANATHLETLAALSRLLVHPAFVQSLRDAKTPEEVINLFNNEQEDAEETVVAPTSTNETGKSVVAVTACPTGIAHTYMAAEKLQETANKLGVRIKVETNGSRGVENRLTDKEIAEADGVIIAADVQVDMPRFDGKHLIAKPVAAGIHKPEELIKEAISGNAPIYKAEEGSQATESADGLSIGQQIYKHLMSGVSHMLPFVIGGGIAIAIAFMLDQMLGVPQDQLAKLGSYNEIPALLKQIGDVAFGFMLPVFAGYIAYSISDRPGLVAGFVAGGVASVGGAGFLGALVGGFLAGYAVELIKLALKKLPKTLDGIKVVLFYPVLSVLIVGLLMLLLNVPMSALNTWLNDFLNSLSGTNAVILGLLLGAMMAADLGGPINKAAYIFATGTLAASVATGGSAIMAATMAAGMVPPLATFVATLIFRNKFTAQERDAGLTNSILGASFITEGAIPFAAADPLRMIPSFIAGSAITGAVVMFLNIKVLAPHGGVFVIFLVSQPWFYIIAIIIGTLISAGLIGVLRKKPTV; this is translated from the coding sequence ATGAGAATCACTGATTTATTAAGCAAAGATGTTATGATTATGTCATTACAGGCAACGACAAAAGAAGCTGCCATCGATGAAATGATTGCTTCGTTAAAGAGCAACGGGAAAATTAATGATGAGGTGCTGTTTAAAGAAGCTATAATGAACCGTGAAGCACAGAGTTCTACTGGTGTAGGTGAAGGAATTGCAATGCCTCACGCGAAAACAAAAGCAGTAAATGAACCAACTGTTGTTTTTGCTAAGAGTGAAAAAGGATTGGATTATGATGCTTTAGATGGTCAGCCAGCACACTTATTCTTTATGATTGCTGCTCCAGATGGCGCTAATGCAACTCATTTAGAAACTTTAGCAGCTCTTTCTAGATTATTGGTTCATCCAGCGTTTGTGCAATCGTTAAGAGATGCTAAAACTCCAGAGGAAGTAATCAATTTATTCAACAATGAACAAGAAGACGCAGAAGAAACAGTCGTTGCTCCAACCTCAACCAATGAAACTGGTAAATCAGTCGTAGCAGTTACAGCATGTCCAACAGGAATTGCACATACTTATATGGCTGCAGAAAAATTACAAGAAACTGCTAATAAATTAGGTGTACGAATCAAAGTTGAGACAAATGGCTCTAGAGGCGTTGAAAACCGTTTAACAGATAAAGAAATTGCAGAAGCTGATGGAGTTATTATTGCAGCTGACGTACAAGTAGATATGCCTCGTTTTGACGGGAAGCATTTAATTGCTAAACCAGTTGCAGCGGGAATTCATAAACCAGAAGAACTAATTAAAGAAGCAATTTCAGGCAATGCTCCAATTTATAAAGCAGAGGAAGGTAGTCAAGCTACGGAGAGCGCAGACGGACTTTCTATCGGTCAACAAATTTATAAACATTTAATGAGCGGTGTTTCTCACATGTTGCCGTTTGTAATTGGTGGAGGTATCGCTATCGCCATCGCGTTTATGCTTGATCAAATGTTAGGTGTTCCTCAAGATCAACTCGCAAAACTTGGTTCATATAACGAAATCCCAGCACTATTAAAACAAATCGGTGATGTTGCATTCGGCTTCATGCTTCCAGTATTCGCTGGATATATTGCCTACAGTATATCGGATAGACCAGGACTTGTAGCAGGTTTTGTTGCAGGTGGAGTAGCATCTGTTGGTGGTGCAGGCTTCCTTGGAGCACTTGTTGGTGGTTTCCTTGCAGGTTATGCAGTAGAGTTAATTAAACTAGCACTTAAAAAGTTACCAAAAACATTAGACGGTATCAAAGTAGTTTTATTCTATCCAGTTTTATCGGTGTTAATTGTCGGACTTTTAATGTTGCTATTAAATGTACCAATGAGCGCATTGAACACTTGGTTGAATGACTTCTTGAATAGTTTAAGTGGAACGAACGCAGTTATTTTAGGATTACTGTTAGGTGCAATGATGGCAGCGGATTTAGGTGGACCAATTAATAAAGCTGCTTATATATTTGCAACGGGTACACTCGCAGCTAGTGTAGCAACAGGCGGTAGCGCAATCATGGCAGCAACAATGGCTGCTGGCATGGTACCACCACTAGCAACGTTTGTAGCAACTCTTATTTTTAGAAATAAATTTACAGCTCAAGAACGTGATGCAGGCTTAACTAACTCTATTTTGGGTGCTTCATTCATTACTGAAGGAGCTATTCCATTTGCAGCGGCCGATCCACTTCGAATGATTCCGAGTTTTATTGCCGGAAGTGCTATCACAGGTGCGGTAGTAATGTTCTTAAACATTAAAGTATTAGCACCTCACGGAGGAGTTTTTGTTATCTTCCTTGTATCCCAACCTTGGTTCTATATTATTGCAATTATTATTGGAACATTAATCAGCGCAGGATTAATTGGTGTTCTACGTAAGAAACCAACTGTATAA
- a CDS encoding helix-turn-helix domain-containing protein: MEFGEKLIHLRKKNRLTQKQLAAKIGTTASTISKYENDNHRPPIFILAKLAEILGTTTDFLLDDVAGLREKNSVNAFPLIGNPELEKWYLELPYTYSEDELLMLKRIADAIENKK; the protein is encoded by the coding sequence TTGGAATTTGGAGAAAAATTAATTCATTTAAGAAAGAAAAATAGGTTAACACAAAAACAACTGGCTGCGAAAATCGGGACAACTGCATCCACAATAAGCAAGTATGAAAATGATAACCACCGACCGCCAATTTTTATTTTGGCTAAATTAGCAGAAATTCTTGGAACAACAACCGATTTTTTATTAGATGATGTAGCTGGTTTGCGAGAAAAGAATTCGGTAAACGCCTTTCCTTTAATTGGAAATCCGGAACTCGAGAAATGGTATTTAGAATTACCTTATACATACTCAGAGGATGAGTTATTAATGTTAAAACGAATTGCAGATGCGATTGAAAATAAAAAATAA
- a CDS encoding IDEAL domain-containing protein — protein sequence MVICKSLDFGKVVFSSCFLFFLSILQFFKIVINMSEGVVVVEMRDFSNSLMNQVGVLKGEKELTNVFIECFLTMLLEERKLEQLRAEIDKALDNRNKAEFMKLTEKMNKIQQEMLAFD from the coding sequence ATGGTAATTTGCAAGTCATTAGATTTTGGTAAAGTTGTATTTTCAAGCTGTTTTCTGTTTTTTCTTAGTATATTACAATTTTTCAAAATTGTAATAAATATGAGTGAAGGAGTGGTAGTCGTGGAAATGCGTGATTTTTCTAATTCGTTGATGAATCAGGTGGGTGTCCTTAAGGGTGAAAAAGAATTAACAAACGTTTTTATCGAATGCTTCCTGACGATGCTCCTAGAAGAGAGAAAATTAGAACAACTTAGAGCTGAAATTGATAAAGCTCTCGATAATAGGAACAAAGCGGAATTTATGAAACTTACAGAAAAAATGAATAAAATTCAACAGGAAATGCTAGCTTTTGACTAG